The following proteins come from a genomic window of Acinonyx jubatus isolate Ajub_Pintada_27869175 chromosome C1, VMU_Ajub_asm_v1.0, whole genome shotgun sequence:
- the COL8A2 gene encoding collagen alpha-2(VIII) chain gives MRGALTPLSSLLPLLSLLLLGCGPRAATGGGAGGAAGYAPVKYVQPMHKGPVGPPFREGKGQYLEMPLPLLPMDLKGEPGPPGKPGPRGPPGPPGFPGKPGTGKPGLHGQPGPAGPPGFSRMGKAGPPGLPGKAGPPGQPGLRGEPGIRGDQGLRGPPGPPGLPGPSGIAVPGKPGPQGVPGPPGFGGEPGPQGEPGPPGDRGLKGDNGVGQPGLPGAPGQGGAPGPPGLPGPAGLGKPGLDGLPGAPGDKGESGPPGVPGPRGEPGPLGPKGPPGVDGVGIPGAAGVPGPQGPAGAKGEPGTRGPPGLIGPTGYGVPGLPGPKGDRGPAGVPGLLGDRGEPGEDGEPGEQGPQGLGGPPGLPGSAGLPGRRGPPGPKGEAGPGGPPGVPGIRGDQGPSGLAGKPGLPGERGLPGAHGPPGPTGPKGEPGFTGRPGGPGVAGALGQKGDLGLPGQPGLRGPSGIPGLQGPAGPIGPQGLPGLKGEPGLPGPPGEGKVGEPGVAGPTGPPGVPGSPGLTGPPGPPGPPGPPGAPGAFDETGIAGLHLPNGGVEGAVLGKGGKPQFGLGELSAHTTPAFTAVLTSPFPASGMPVKFDRTLYNGHSGYNPATGIFTCPVGGVYYFAYHVHVKGTNVWVALYKNNVPATYTYDEYKKGYLDQASGGAVLQLRPNDQVWVQMPSDQANGLYSTEYIHSSFSGFLLCPT, from the exons ATGCGGGGGGCTCTGACGCCCCTATCTTCGCTGCTGCCACTGCTgtcgctgctgctgctggggtGCGGACCGCGGGCGGCCACCGGAGGCGGGGCCGGCGGGGCAGCGGGCTACGCGCCAGTGAAGTACGTGCAGCCCATGCACAAAGGACCCGTGGGGCCGCCCTTCCGCGAGGGCAAGGGCCAGTACCTGG aaatgcCTCTACCGTTGCTGCCAATGGACCTGAAAGGCGAGCCTGGTCCGCCTGGGAAGCCTGGGCCTCGGGGGCCCCCTGGCCCTCCTGGCTTCCCAGGAAAACCAGGCACTGGAAAGCCAGGGCTACATGGACAGCCTGGCCCTGCTGGGCCCCCTGGCTTCTCCCGGATGGGCAAGGCTGGTCCCCCGGGGCTCCCGGGCAAGGCCGGACCACCAGGGCAGCCAGGGCTTCGGGGAGAGCCGGGGATACGAGGGGACCAGGGCCTCCGGGGCCCCCCAGGACCGCCTGGCCTCCCTGGACCCTCAGGCATTGCTGTCCCTGGGAAGCCAGGCCCCCAAGGAGTGCCAGGGCCCCCAGGATTCGGAGGGGAGCCAGGGCCCCAGGGGGAGCCTGGGCCCCCAGGTGATCGAGGCCTCAAGGGGGATAATGGAGTAGGCCAGCCAGGGCTAcctggggccccagggcagggaggtgcCCCTGGACCACCTGGCCTCCCTGGTCCAGCTGGCTTGGGCAAACCGGGTTTGGATGGGCTTCCTGGGGCCCCAGGAGATAAGGGTGAGTCGGGGCCTCCTGGAGTGCCAGGACCCAGGGGGGAGCCAGGGCCTCTGGGCCCAAAAGGGCCCCCAGGTGTGGATGGTGTGGGGATACCAGGGGCGGCAGGGGTACCAGGGCCACAGGGCCCAGCAGGGGCCAAAGGGGAACCAGGAACCCGGGGCCCCCCTGGCCTGATAGGCCCCACTGGCTATGGGGTGCCAGGACTGCCGGGCCCTAAGGGGGACAGGGGCCCAGCTGGGGTCCCAGGACTCTTGGGGGATAGGGGTGAGCCAGGTGAGGATGGGGAGCCAGGGGAGCAGGGCCCACAAGGCCTTGGGGGCCCCCCAGGACTTCCAGGGTCTGCAGGGCTCCCTGGCAGACGTGGGCCCCCTGGGCCCAAGGGGGAGGCAGGGCCTGGAGGACCCCCAGGAGTGCCTGGTATTCGGGGTGACCAGGGGCCTAGTGGCCTGGCTGGGAAACCTGGGCTCCCAGGAGAGAGAGGACTTCCTGGGGCCCATGGACCCCCTGGACCTACTGGGCCCAAAGGTGAGCCTGGTTTCACAGGCCGCCCTGGGGGACCAGGGGTGGCAGGAGCCCTGGGGCAGAAGGGTGACTTGGGGCTTCCTGGGCAGCCCGGCCTGAGGGGCCCCTCAGGAATCCCAGGTCTCCAGGGCCCAGCAGGTCCTATTGGGCCCCAGGGACTGCCAGGCCTGAAGGGTGAACCGGGCTTGCCAGGACCCcctggagaggggaaagtgggggaacCCGGAGTGGCTGGGCCTACAGGGCCTCCTGGGGTCCCCGGTTCCCCAGGACTCACTGGCCCTCCTGGGCCTCCCGGGCCACCTGGTCCCCCTGGGGCCCCCGGGGCCTTTGATGAGACTGGCATCGCCGGCCTGCACCTGCCCAATGGTGGAGTGGAGGGCGCTGTGCTGGGCAAGGGGGGCAAGCCACAGTTTGGGCTGGGCGAGCTGTCGGCCCACACAACGCCTGCCTTCACCGCTGTGCTCACTTCGCCCTTTCCCGCCTCCGGCATGCCTGTTAAATTTGACCGGACTCTCTACAATGGCCACAGTGGCTACAACCCAGCCACTGGCATCTTCACCTGCCCTGTGGGCGGGGTCTACTACTTTGCTTACCACGTGCATGTCAAGGGCACCAATGTGTGGGTGGCCCTGTACAAGAACAACGTACCAGCAACATACACCTACGATGAATACAAGAAGGGCTACCTGGACCAGGCATCTGGCGGGGCTGTGCTCCAGCTGCGGCCCAACGACCAGGTCTGGGTGCAGATGCCGTCGGACCAGGCCAACGGCCTCTACTCCACTGAGTATATCCACTCCTCCTTTTCAGGGTTCTTGCTCTGCCCCACATAA
- the ADPRS gene encoding ADP-ribosylhydrolase ARH3, which yields MAVAAAAAAAMAAAGCAGAGAARSLSRFRGCLAGALLGDCVGSFYEAHDTVTLTSVLRHVQSLEPDPGSPGSARTEALYYTDDTAMARALVQSLLAKEAFDEVDMAHRFAQEYKKDPDRGYGAGVVTVFKKLLSPKCRDVFEPARAQFNGKGSYGNGGAMRVAGISLAYSSVQDVQKFARLSAQLTHASSLGYNGAILQALAVHLALQGESSSEHFLQQLLGHMEELESDAQSVSDARELGMEERPYSSRLKKIGALLEQDSVTREEVVSELGNGIAAFESVPTAIYCFLRCMEPDPEIPSAFNSLQRTLIYSISLGGDTDTIATMAGAIAGAYYGMEQVPESWQQSCEGYEETDVLAQSLHRLFQKSL from the exons atggcggtggcggcggcggcggcggcggcgatgGCGGCGGCGGGCTGCGCGGGCGCTGGGGCGGCCCGCTCCCTCTCTCGCTTCCGAGGCTGCCTAGCCGGCGCGCTGCTCGGGGACTGCGTGGGCTCCTTCTACGAGGCGCACGATACCGTCACCCTGACGTCAGTCCTGCGTCacgtccagagcctggagccggacCCGGGCTCGCCGGGGAGCGCGCGGACAG AAGCATTGTACTACACAGACGACACAGCCATGGCCAGGGCCCTGGTGCAGTCCCTGCTGGCCAAGGAGGCCTTCGACGAGGTGGACATGGCTCACAG ATTTGCTCAGGAGTACAAGAAAGACCCTGATCGGGGTTACGGTGCTGGAGTAGTCACTGTCTTCAAGAAGCTCCTGAGCCCCAAGTGCCGTGATGTCTTTGAGCCTGCCCGGGCCCAGTTTAATGGGAAAGGCTCCTATGGCAATGGGGGTGCCATGCGGGTGGCCGGCATCTCGCTGGCCTATAGCAGTGTCCAGGACGTGCAGAAG TTTGCCCGGCTCTCAGCCCAGCTGACACACGCCTCCTCCCTGGGTTACAATGGCGCCATCCTGCAGGCCCTGGCCGTGCACCTGGCTTTGCAGGGGGAGTCATCCAGTGAGCATTTCCTCCAACAACTCCTGGGCCACATGGAAGAGCTGGAGAGTGACGCCCAGTCTGTCTCGGATGCCAGGGA GCTGGGCATGGAGGAGCGTCCCTACTCCAGCCGACTGAAGAAGATTGGAGCCCTTCTAGAGCAGGACTCAGtgaccagagaggaggtggtgtCTGAGCTAG GGAATGGCATTGCTGCCTTTGAATCTGTGCCCACCGCCATCTACTGCTTCCTGCgctgcatggagcctgacccTGAGATTCCCTCTGCCTTCAACAGTCTCCAAAGGACTCTTATCTACTCCATCTCACTGGGGGGGGACACAGACACCATTGCCACCATGGCCGGGGCCATTGCCGGTGCCTACTATGGGATGGAACAGGTGCCAGAGAGCTGGCAGCAAAGCTGTGAGGGCTACGAGGAGACGGACGTCCTGGCCCAGAGCCTGCACCGGCTCTTCCAGAAGAGTCTGTGA